The proteins below come from a single Oncorhynchus keta strain PuntledgeMale-10-30-2019 chromosome 1, Oket_V2, whole genome shotgun sequence genomic window:
- the LOC127906204 gene encoding uncharacterized protein LOC127906204 isoform X20 codes for MPNVTLQVHDTALALMPNVTLQVHDTALALMPNVTLQVHDTALTLMPNVTLQVHDTALTLMPNVTLQVHDTALTLMPNVTLQVHDTALTLMPNVTLQVHDTALTLMPNVTLQVHDTALTLMPNVTLQVHDTALTLMPNVTLQVHDTALTLMPNVTLQVHDTALTLMPNVTLQVHDTALTLMPNVTLQVHDTALTLMPNVTLQVHDTALTLMPNVTLQVHDTALALMPNVTLQVHDTALALMPNVTLQVHDTALALMPNVTLQVHDTALTLMPNVTLQVHDTALTLMPNVTLQVHDTALTLMPNVTLQVHDTALTLMPNVTLQVHDTALALMPNVTLQVHDTALALMPSQTLE; via the exons atgcctaacgtCACCCTGCAGGTACATGATACTGCACTAGCCCTAATGCCTAACGTCACCCTGCAGGTACATGATACTGCACTAGCCCTAATGCCTAACGTCACCCTGCAGGTACATGATACTgcactaaccctaatgcctaacgtCACCCTGCAGGTACATGATACTgcactaaccctaatgcctaacgtCACCCTGCAGGTACATGATACTgcactaaccctaatgcctaacgtCACCCTGCAGGTACATGATACTgcactaaccctaatgcctaacgtCACCCTGCAGGTACATGATACTgcactaaccctaatgcctaacgtCACCCTGCAGGTACATGATACTgcactaaccctaatgcctaacgtCACCCTGCAGGTACATGATACTgcactaaccctaatgcctaacgtCACCCTGCAGGTACATGATACTgcactaaccctaatgcctaacgtCACCCTGCAGGTACATGATACTgcactaaccctaatgcctaacgtCACCCTGCAGGTACATGATACTgcactaaccctaatgcctaacgtCACCCTGCAG GTACATGATACTgcactaaccctaatgcctaacgtCACCCTGCAGGTACATGATACTgcactaaccctaatgcctaacgtCACCCTGCAGGTACATGATACTGCACTAGCCCTAATGCCTAACGTCACCCTGCAGGTACATGATACTGCACTAGCCCTAATGCCTAACGTCACCCTGCAG GTACATGATACTGCACTAGCCCTAATGCCTAACGTCACCCTGCAGGTACATGATACTgcactaaccctaatgcctaacgtCACCCTGCAGGTACATGATACTgcactaaccctaatgcctaacgtCACCCTGCAG GTACATGATACTgcactaaccctaatgcctaacgtCACCCTGCAGGTACATGATACTgcactaaccctaatgcctaacgtCACCCTGCAGGTACATGATACTGCACTAGCCCTAATGCCTAACGTCACCCTGCAGGTACATGATACTGCACTAGCCCTAATGCCTTCTCAAACACTTGAATAA
- the LOC127906204 gene encoding uncharacterized protein LOC127906204 isoform X1 codes for MPNVTLQVHDTALALMPNVTLQVHDTALALMPNVTLQVHDTALTLMPNVTLQVHDTALTLMPNVTLQVHDTALTLMPNVTLQVHDTALTLMPNVTLQVHDTALTLMPNVTLQVHDTALTLMPNVTLQVHDTALTLMPNVTLQVHDTALTLMPNVTLQVHDTALTLMPNVTLQVHDTALTLMPNVTLQVHDTALTLMPNVTLQVHDTALTLMPNVTLQVHDTALALMPNVTLQVHDTALALMPNVTLQVHDTALTLMPNVTLQVHDTALTLMPNVTLQVHDTALTLMPNITLQVHDTALALMPNVTLQVHDTALTLMPNVTLQVHDTALTLMPNVTLQVHDTALTLMPNVTLQVHDTALTLMPNVTLQVHDTALTLMPNVTLQVHDTALTLMPNVTLQVHDTALTLMPNVTLQVHDTALTLMPNVTLQVHDTALTLMPNVTLQVHDTALALMPNVTLQVHDTALALMPSQTLE; via the exons atgcctaacgtCACCCTGCAGGTACATGATACTGCACTAGCCCTAATGCCTAACGTCACCCTGCAGGTACATGATACTGCACTAGCCCTAATGCCTAACGTCACCCTGCAGGTACATGATACTgcactaaccctaatgcctaacgtCACCCTGCAGGTACATGATACTgcactaaccctaatgcctaacgtCACCCTGCAGGTACATGATACTgcactaaccctaatgcctaacgtCACCCTGCAGGTACATGATACTgcactaaccctaatgcctaacgtCACCCTGCAGGTACATGATACTgcactaaccctaatgcctaacgtCACCCTGCAGGTACATGATACTgcactaaccctaatgcctaacgtCACCCTGCAGGTACATGATACTgcactaaccctaatgcctaacgtCACCCTGCAGGTACATGATACTgcactaaccctaatgcctaacgtCACCCTGCAGGTACATGATACTgcactaaccctaatgcctaacgtCACCCTGCAGGTACATGATACTgcactaaccctaatgcctaacgtCACCCTGCAG GTACATGATACTgcactaaccctaatgcctaacgtCACCCTGCAGGTACATGATACTgcactaaccctaatgcctaacgtCACCCTGCAGGTACATGATACTGCACTAGCCCTAATGCCTAACGTCACCCTGCAGGTACATGATACTGCACTAGCCCTAATGCCTAACGTCACCCTGCAGGTACATGATACTgcactaaccctaatgcctaacgtCACCCTGCAGGTACATGATACTgcactaaccctaatgcctaacgtCACCCTGCAGGTACATGATACTgcactaaccctaatgcctaacatCACCCTGCAGGTACATGATACTGCACTAGCCCTAATGCCTAACGTCACCCTGCAGGTACATGATACTgcactaaccctaatgcctaacgtCACCCTGCAGGTACATGATACTgcactaaccctaatgcctaacgtCACCCTGCAGGTACATGATACTgcactaaccctaatgcctaacgtCACCCTGCAGGTACATGATACTgcactaaccctaatgcctaacgtCACCCTGCAGGTACATGATACTgcactaaccctaatgcctaacgtCACCCTGCAG GTACATGATACTgcactaaccctaatgcctaacgtCACCCTGCAGGTACATGATACTgcactaaccctaatgcctaacgtCACCCTGCAG GTACATGATACTgcactaaccctaatgcctaacgtCACCCTGCAGGTACATGATACTgcactaaccctaatgcctaacgtCACCCTGCAGGTACATGATACTGCACTAGCCCTAATGCCTAACGTCACCCTGCAGGTACATGATACTGCACTAGCCCTAATGCCTTCTCAAACACTTGAATAA
- the LOC127906204 gene encoding uncharacterized protein LOC127906204 isoform X18 — MPNVTLQVHDTALALMPNVTLQVHDTALALMPNVTLQVHDTALTLMPNVTLQVHDTALTLMPNVTLQVHDTALTLMPNVTLQVHDTALTLMPNVTLQVHDTALTLMPNVTLQVHDTALTLMPNVTLQVHDTALTLMPNVTLQVHDTALTLMPNVTLQVHDTALTLMPNVTLQVHDTALTLMPNVTLQVHDTALTLMPNVTLQVHDTALTLMPNVTLQVHDTALALMPNVTLQVHDTALALMPNVTLQVHDTALALMPNVTLQVHDTALALMPNVTLQVHDTALTLMPNVTLQVHDTALTLMPNVTLQVHDTALTLMPNVTLQVHDTALTLMPNVTLQVHDTALALMPNVTLQVHDTALALMPSQTLE; from the exons atgcctaacgtCACCCTGCAGGTACATGATACTGCACTAGCCCTAATGCCTAACGTCACCCTGCAGGTACATGATACTGCACTAGCCCTAATGCCTAACGTCACCCTGCAGGTACATGATACTgcactaaccctaatgcctaacgtCACCCTGCAGGTACATGATACTgcactaaccctaatgcctaacgtCACCCTGCAGGTACATGATACTgcactaaccctaatgcctaacgtCACCCTGCAGGTACATGATACTgcactaaccctaatgcctaacgtCACCCTGCAGGTACATGATACTgcactaaccctaatgcctaacgtCACCCTGCAGGTACATGATACTgcactaaccctaatgcctaacgtCACCCTGCAGGTACATGATACTgcactaaccctaatgcctaacgtCACCCTGCAGGTACATGATACTgcactaaccctaatgcctaacgtCACCCTGCAGGTACATGATACTgcactaaccctaatgcctaacgtCACCCTGCAGGTACATGATACTgcactaaccctaatgcctaacgtCACCCTGCAG GTACATGATACTgcactaaccctaatgcctaacgtCACCCTGCAGGTACATGATACTgcactaaccctaatgcctaacgtCACCCTGCAGGTACATGATACTGCACTAGCCCTAATGCCTAACGTCACCCTGCAGGTACATGATACTGCACTAGCCCTAATGCCTAACGTCACCCTGCAG GTACATGATACTGCACTAGCCCTAATGCCTAACGTCACCCTGCAG GTACATGATACTGCACTAGCCCTAATGCCTAACGTCACCCTGCAGGTACATGATACTgcactaaccctaatgcctaacgtCACCCTGCAGGTACATGATACTgcactaaccctaatgcctaacgtCACCCTGCAG GTACATGATACTgcactaaccctaatgcctaacgtCACCCTGCAGGTACATGATACTgcactaaccctaatgcctaacgtCACCCTGCAGGTACATGATACTGCACTAGCCCTAATGCCTAACGTCACCCTGCAGGTACATGATACTGCACTAGCCCTAATGCCTTCTCAAACACTTGAATAA
- the LOC127906204 gene encoding uncharacterized protein LOC127906204 isoform X14 — MPNVTLQVHDTALALMPNVTLQVHDTALALMPNVTLQVHDTALTLMPNVTLQVHDTALTLMPNVTLQVHDTALTLMPNVTLQVHDTALTLMPNVTLQVHDTALTLMPNVTLQVHDTALTLMPNVTLQVHDTALTLMPNVTLQVHDTALTLMPNVTLQVHDTALTLMPNVTLQVHDTALTLMPNVTLQVHDTALTLMPNVTLQVHDTALTLMPNVTLQVHDTALTLMPNVTLQVHDTALTLMPNVTLQVHDTALTLMPNVTLQVHDTALTLMPNVTLQVHDTALTLMPNVTLQVHDTALTLMPNVTLQVHDTALTLMPNVTLQVHDTALTLMPNVTLQVHDTALTLMPNVTLQVHDTALALMPNVTLQVHDTALALMPSQTLE, encoded by the exons atgcctaacgtCACCCTGCAGGTACATGATACTGCACTAGCCCTAATGCCTAACGTCACCCTGCAGGTACATGATACTGCACTAGCCCTAATGCCTAACGTCACCCTGCAGGTACATGATACTgcactaaccctaatgcctaacgtCACCCTGCAGGTACATGATACTgcactaaccctaatgcctaacgtCACCCTGCAGGTACATGATACTgcactaaccctaatgcctaacgtCACCCTGCAGGTACATGATACTgcactaaccctaatgcctaacgtCACCCTGCAGGTACATGATACTgcactaaccctaatgcctaacgtCACCCTGCAGGTACATGATACTgcactaaccctaatgcctaacgtCACCCTGCAGGTACATGATACTgcactaaccctaatgcctaacgtCACCCTGCAGGTACATGATACTgcactaaccctaatgcctaacgtCACCCTGCAGGTACATGATACTgcactaaccctaatgcctaacgtCACCCTGCAGGTACATGATACTgcactaaccctaatgcctaacgtCACCCTGCAG GTACATGATACTgcactaaccctaatgcctaacgtCACCCTGCAGGTACATGATACTgcactaaccctaatgcctaacgtCACCCTGCAG GTACATGATACTgcactaaccctaatgcctaacgtCACCCTGCAGGTACATGATACTgcactaaccctaatgcctaacgtCACCCTGCAGGTACATGATACTgcactaaccctaatgcctaacgtCACCCTGCAGGTACATGATACTgcactaaccctaatgcctaacgtCACCCTGCAGGTACATGATACTgcactaaccctaatgcctaacgtCACCCTGCAG GTACATGATACTgcactaaccctaatgcctaacgtCACCCTGCAGGTACATGATACTgcactaaccctaatgcctaacgtCACCCTGCAG GTACATGATACTgcactaaccctaatgcctaacgtCACCCTGCAGGTACATGATACTgcactaaccctaatgcctaacgtCACCCTGCAGGTACATGATACTGCACTAGCCCTAATGCCTAACGTCACCCTGCAGGTACATGATACTGCACTAGCCCTAATGCCTTCTCAAACACTTGAATAA
- the LOC127906204 gene encoding uncharacterized protein LOC127906204 isoform X13 produces MPNVTLQVHDTALALMPNVTLQVHDTALALMPNVTLQVHDTALTLMPNVTLQVHDTALTLMPNVTLQVHDTALTLMPNVTLQVHDTALTLMPNVTLQVHDTALTLMPNVTLQVHDTALTLMPNVTLQVHDTALTLMPNVTLQVHDTALTLMPNVTLQVHDTALTLMPNVTLQVHDTALTLMPNVTLQVHDTALTLMPNVTLQVHDTALTLMPNITLQVHDTALALMPNVTLQVHDTALTLMPNVTLQVHDTALTLMPNVTLQVHDTALTLMPNVTLQVHDTALTLMPNVTLQVHDTALTLMPNVTLQVHDTALTLMPNVTLQVHDTALTLMPNVTLQVHDTALTLMPNVTLQVHDTALTLMPNVTLQVHDTALALMPNVTLQVHDTALALMPSQTLE; encoded by the exons atgcctaacgtCACCCTGCAGGTACATGATACTGCACTAGCCCTAATGCCTAACGTCACCCTGCAGGTACATGATACTGCACTAGCCCTAATGCCTAACGTCACCCTGCAGGTACATGATACTgcactaaccctaatgcctaacgtCACCCTGCAGGTACATGATACTgcactaaccctaatgcctaacgtCACCCTGCAGGTACATGATACTgcactaaccctaatgcctaacgtCACCCTGCAGGTACATGATACTgcactaaccctaatgcctaacgtCACCCTGCAGGTACATGATACTgcactaaccctaatgcctaacgtCACCCTGCAGGTACATGATACTgcactaaccctaatgcctaacgtCACCCTGCAGGTACATGATACTgcactaaccctaatgcctaacgtCACCCTGCAGGTACATGATACTgcactaaccctaatgcctaacgtCACCCTGCAGGTACATGATACTgcactaaccctaatgcctaacgtCACCCTGCAGGTACATGATACTgcactaaccctaatgcctaacgtCACCCTGCAG GTACATGATACTgcactaaccctaatgcctaacgtCACCCTGCAGGTACATGATACTgcactaaccctaatgcctaacatCACCCTGCAGGTACATGATACTGCACTAGCCCTAATGCCTAACGTCACCCTGCAGGTACATGATACTgcactaaccctaatgcctaacgtCACCCTGCAGGTACATGATACTgcactaaccctaatgcctaacgtCACCCTGCAGGTACATGATACTgcactaaccctaatgcctaacgtCACCCTGCAGGTACATGATACTgcactaaccctaatgcctaacgtCACCCTGCAGGTACATGATACTgcactaaccctaatgcctaacgtCACCCTGCAG GTACATGATACTgcactaaccctaatgcctaacgtCACCCTGCAGGTACATGATACTgcactaaccctaatgcctaacgtCACCCTGCAG GTACATGATACTgcactaaccctaatgcctaacgtCACCCTGCAGGTACATGATACTgcactaaccctaatgcctaacgtCACCCTGCAGGTACATGATACTGCACTAGCCCTAATGCCTAACGTCACCCTGCAGGTACATGATACTGCACTAGCCCTAATGCCTTCTCAAACACTTGAATAA
- the LOC127906204 gene encoding uncharacterized protein LOC127906204 isoform X19: MPNVTLQVHDTALALMPNVTLQVHDTALALMPNVTLQVHDTALTLMPNVTLQVHDTALTLMPNVTLQVHDTALTLMPNVTLQVHDTALTLMPNVTLQVHDTALTLMPNVTLQVHDTALTLMPNVTLQVHDTALTLMPNVTLQVHDTALTLMPNVTLQVHDTALTLMPNVTLQVHDTALTLMPNVTLQVHDTALTLMPNVTLQVHDTALTLMPNVTLQVHDTALTLMPNVTLQVHDTALTLMPNVTLQVHDTALTLMPNVTLQVHDTALTLMPNVTLQVHDTALTLMPNVTLQVHDTALTLMPNVTLQVHDTALTLMPNVTLQVHDTALALMPNVTLQVHDTALALMPSQTLE; this comes from the exons atgcctaacgtCACCCTGCAGGTACATGATACTGCACTAGCCCTAATGCCTAACGTCACCCTGCAGGTACATGATACTGCACTAGCCCTAATGCCTAACGTCACCCTGCAGGTACATGATACTgcactaaccctaatgcctaacgtCACCCTGCAGGTACATGATACTgcactaaccctaatgcctaacgtCACCCTGCAGGTACATGATACTgcactaaccctaatgcctaacgtCACCCTGCAGGTACATGATACTgcactaaccctaatgcctaacgtCACCCTGCAGGTACATGATACTgcactaaccctaatgcctaacgtCACCCTGCAGGTACATGATACTgcactaaccctaatgcctaacgtCACCCTGCAGGTACATGATACTgcactaaccctaatgcctaacgtCACCCTGCAGGTACATGATACTgcactaaccctaatgcctaacgtCACCCTGCAGGTACATGATACTgcactaaccctaatgcctaacgtCACCCTGCAGGTACATGATACTgcactaaccctaatgcctaacgtCACCCTGCAG GTACATGATACTgcactaaccctaatgcctaacgtCACCCTGCAGGTACATGATACTgcactaaccctaatgcctaacgtCACCCTGCAGGTACATGATACTgcactaaccctaatgcctaacgtCACCCTGCAGGTACATGATACTgcactaaccctaatgcctaacgtCACCCTGCAGGTACATGATACTgcactaaccctaatgcctaacgtCACCCTGCAG GTACATGATACTgcactaaccctaatgcctaacgtCACCCTGCAGGTACATGATACTgcactaaccctaatgcctaacgtCACCCTGCAG GTACATGATACTgcactaaccctaatgcctaacgtCACCCTGCAGGTACATGATACTgcactaaccctaatgcctaacgtCACCCTGCAGGTACATGATACTGCACTAGCCCTAATGCCTAACGTCACCCTGCAGGTACATGATACTGCACTAGCCCTAATGCCTTCTCAAACACTTGAATAA
- the LOC127906204 gene encoding uncharacterized protein LOC127906204 isoform X3 — protein sequence MPNVTLQVHDTALALMPNVTLQVHDTALALMPNVTLQVHDTALTLMPNVTLQVHDTALTLMPNVTLQVHDTALTLMPNVTLQVHDTALTLMPNVTLQVHDTALTLMPNVTLQVHDTALTLMPNVTLQVHDTALTLMPNVTLQVHDTALTLMPNVTLQVHDTALTLMPNVTLQVHDTALTLMPNVTLQVHDTALTLMPNVTLQVHDTALALMPNVTLQVHDTALALMPNVTLQVHDTALTLMPNVTLQVHDTALTLMPNVTLQVHDTALTLMPNITLQVHDTALALMPNVTLQVHDTALTLMPNVTLQVHDTALTLMPNVTLQVHDTALTLMPNVTLQVHDTALTLMPNVTLQVHDTALTLMPNVTLQVHDTALTLMPNVTLQVHDTALTLMPNVTLQVHDTALTLMPNVTLQVHDTALTLMPNVTLQVHDTALALMPNVTLQVHDTALALMPSQTLE from the exons atgcctaacgtCACCCTGCAGGTACATGATACTGCACTAGCCCTAATGCCTAACGTCACCCTGCAGGTACATGATACTGCACTAGCCCTAATGCCTAACGTCACCCTGCAGGTACATGATACTgcactaaccctaatgcctaacgtCACCCTGCAGGTACATGATACTgcactaaccctaatgcctaacgtCACCCTGCAGGTACATGATACTgcactaaccctaatgcctaacgtCACCCTGCAGGTACATGATACTgcactaaccctaatgcctaacgtCACCCTGCAGGTACATGATACTgcactaaccctaatgcctaacgtCACCCTGCAGGTACATGATACTgcactaaccctaatgcctaacgtCACCCTGCAGGTACATGATACTgcactaaccctaatgcctaacgtCACCCTGCAGGTACATGATACTgcactaaccctaatgcctaacgtCACCCTGCAGGTACATGATACTgcactaaccctaatgcctaacgtCACCCTGCAGGTACATGATACTgcactaaccctaatgcctaacgtCACCCTGCAG GTACATGATACTgcactaaccctaatgcctaacgtCACCCTGCAGGTACATGATACTGCACTAGCCCTAATGCCTAACGTCACCCTGCAGGTACATGATACTGCACTAGCCCTAATGCCTAACGTCACCCTGCAGGTACATGATACTgcactaaccctaatgcctaacgtCACCCTGCAGGTACATGATACTgcactaaccctaatgcctaacgtCACCCTGCAGGTACATGATACTgcactaaccctaatgcctaacatCACCCTGCAGGTACATGATACTGCACTAGCCCTAATGCCTAACGTCACCCTGCAGGTACATGATACTgcactaaccctaatgcctaacgtCACCCTGCAGGTACATGATACTgcactaaccctaatgcctaacgtCACCCTGCAGGTACATGATACTgcactaaccctaatgcctaacgtCACCCTGCAGGTACATGATACTgcactaaccctaatgcctaacgtCACCCTGCAGGTACATGATACTgcactaaccctaatgcctaacgtCACCCTGCAG GTACATGATACTgcactaaccctaatgcctaacgtCACCCTGCAGGTACATGATACTgcactaaccctaatgcctaacgtCACCCTGCAG GTACATGATACTgcactaaccctaatgcctaacgtCACCCTGCAGGTACATGATACTgcactaaccctaatgcctaacgtCACCCTGCAGGTACATGATACTGCACTAGCCCTAATGCCTAACGTCACCCTGCAGGTACATGATACTGCACTAGCCCTAATGCCTTCTCAAACACTTGAATAA
- the LOC127906204 gene encoding uncharacterized protein LOC127906204 isoform X11, with amino-acid sequence MPNVTLQVHDTALALMPNVTLQVHDTALALMPNVTLQVHDTALTLMPNVTLQVHDTALTLMPNVTLQVHDTALTLMPNVTLQVHDTALTLMPNVTLQVHDTALTLMPNVTLQVHDTALTLMPNVTLQVHDTALTLMPNVTLQVHDTALTLMPNVTLQVHDTALTLMPNVTLQVHDTALTLMPNVTLQVHDTALTLMPNVTLQVHDTALTLMPNVTLQVHDTALTLMPNITLQVHDTALALMPNVTLQVHDTALTLMPNVTLQVHDTALTLMPNVTLQVHDTALTLMPNVTLQVHDTALTLMPNVTLQVHDTALTLMPNVTLQVHDTALTLMPNVTLQVHDTALTLMPNVTLQVHDTALTLMPNVTLQVHDTALTLMPNVTLQVHDTALALMPNVTLQVHDTALALMPSQTLE; translated from the exons atgcctaacgtCACCCTGCAGGTACATGATACTGCACTAGCCCTAATGCCTAACGTCACCCTGCAGGTACATGATACTGCACTAGCCCTAATGCCTAACGTCACCCTGCAGGTACATGATACTgcactaaccctaatgcctaacgtCACCCTGCAGGTACATGATACTgcactaaccctaatgcctaacgtCACCCTGCAGGTACATGATACTgcactaaccctaatgcctaacgtCACCCTGCAGGTACATGATACTgcactaaccctaatgcctaacgtCACCCTGCAGGTACATGATACTgcactaaccctaatgcctaacgtCACCCTGCAGGTACATGATACTgcactaaccctaatgcctaacgtCACCCTGCAGGTACATGATACTgcactaaccctaatgcctaacgtCACCCTGCAGGTACATGATACTgcactaaccctaatgcctaacgtCACCCTGCAGGTACATGATACTgcactaaccctaatgcctaacgtCACCCTGCAGGTACATGATACTgcactaaccctaatgcctaacgtCACCCTGCAG GTACATGATACTgcactaaccctaatgcctaacgtCACCCTGCAGGTACATGATACTgcactaaccctaatgcctaacgtCACCCTGCAGGTACATGATACTgcactaaccctaatgcctaacatCACCCTGCAGGTACATGATACTGCACTAGCCCTAATGCCTAACGTCACCCTGCAGGTACATGATACTgcactaaccctaatgcctaacgtCACCCTGCAGGTACATGATACTgcactaaccctaatgcctaacgtCACCCTGCAGGTACATGATACTgcactaaccctaatgcctaacgtCACCCTGCAGGTACATGATACTgcactaaccctaatgcctaacgtCACCCTGCAGGTACATGATACTgcactaaccctaatgcctaacgtCACCCTGCAG GTACATGATACTgcactaaccctaatgcctaacgtCACCCTGCAGGTACATGATACTgcactaaccctaatgcctaacgtCACCCTGCAG GTACATGATACTgcactaaccctaatgcctaacgtCACCCTGCAGGTACATGATACTgcactaaccctaatgcctaacgtCACCCTGCAGGTACATGATACTGCACTAGCCCTAATGCCTAACGTCACCCTGCAGGTACATGATACTGCACTAGCCCTAATGCCTTCTCAAACACTTGAATAA
- the LOC127906204 gene encoding uncharacterized protein LOC127906204 isoform X28, which translates to MPNVTLQVHDTALALMPNVTLQVHDTALALMPNVTLQVHDTALTLMPNVTLQVHDTALTLMPNVTLQVHDTALTLMPNVTLQVHDTALTLMPNVTLQVHDTALTLMPNVTLQVHDTALTLMPNVTLQVHDTALTLMPNVTLQVHDTALTLMPNVTLQVHDTALTLMPNVTLQVHDTALTLMPNVTLQVHDTALTLMPNVTLQVHDTALTLMPNVTLQVHDTALTLMPNVTLQVHDTALTLMPNVTLQVHDTALTLMPNVTLQVHDTALTLMPNVTLQVHDTALALMPNVTLQVHDTALALMPSQTLE; encoded by the exons atgcctaacgtCACCCTGCAGGTACATGATACTGCACTAGCCCTAATGCCTAACGTCACCCTGCAGGTACATGATACTGCACTAGCCCTAATGCCTAACGTCACCCTGCAGGTACATGATACTgcactaaccctaatgcctaacgtCACCCTGCAGGTACATGATACTgcactaaccctaatgcctaacgtCACCCTGCAGGTACATGATACTgcactaaccctaatgcctaacgtCACCCTGCAGGTACATGATACTgcactaaccctaatgcctaacgtCACCCTGCAGGTACATGATACTgcactaaccctaatgcctaacgtCACCCTGCAGGTACATGATACTgcactaaccctaatgcctaacgtCACCCTGCAGGTACATGATACTgcactaaccctaatgcctaacgtCACCCTGCAGGTACATGATACTgcactaaccctaatgcctaacgtCACCCTGCAGGTACATGATACTgcactaaccctaatgcctaacgtCACCCTGCAGGTACATGATACTgcactaaccctaatgcctaacgtCACCCTGCAG GTACATGATACTgcactaaccctaatgcctaacgtCACCCTGCAGGTACATGATACTgcactaaccctaatgcctaacgtCACCCTGCAG GTACATGATACTgcactaaccctaatgcctaacgtCACCCTGCAGGTACATGATACTgcactaaccctaatgcctaacgtCACCCTGCAG GTACATGATACTgcactaaccctaatgcctaacgtCACCCTGCAGGTACATGATACTgcactaaccctaatgcctaacgtCACCCTGCAGGTACATGATACTGCACTAGCCCTAATGCCTAACGTCACCCTGCAGGTACATGATACTGCACTAGCCCTAATGCCTTCTCAAACACTTGAATAA